The genomic DNA ACTAGAAATGGAATTTCTAAGTATTTCGTTGCAattatcatttcattatataatgataattaatattatattaatggagtaacaattttactagaataataaagtaataatttaatggagtaataattaaataatacaatttctttctaactctcaattgttcctatcctaaatctcaatattttattaatatttattttatttattatttaagttAAATATCTTCTTTCTATGCTATGATTTCGTGGAACTCGCCGTAGACTGGATCCACATTTTCATTTCTGTTCTCCAAAATTCGATCTTCGATCTACCACATTTTTGCTGAGGTTCAatacacttttttcttttccttcctatcCTAAAGAACTGAAAAAATAGGGGCGAAATTCGAAATTTTAGTCACGTGGAATTGTATCTctaattttcttcatttcttcgcaTATCAATCAATAACTAGAATTAAAAAAAGGGGAATGACAAGGCATCCGGAAATAACCGATTAATTTCTATCAATAGGCCTGCTAAAGACCCAAACCATAGAGTACTTAGCACAGGTGCCACGGAGAGATATGTTTTTATATCTCGCATTGAAAATCCTCCTTCTATTATGGATTGTAATACATATATGGTCAGATGCTGTAGTTCAAGATCATTTGTATTTTTTTACACGGAATTCCTAACTAAACAGGATTCCTAACTAAAATAGATATGTACAATGAAGcaatagatttttttctttttttgtaaaagaaaaaaaatctaatcccTTGTTCCTGAGCATTACTGATAAATATTAACTTTTTTATACGTTAGGTTTCAGATGtatataattcttttattatatgaaaccaaaaagaagaaatgacaagaaaattgtatatagatggaggagaaaatgacgatatggaaaacaagacagggattttgtacaatgaaactgtacaacaattttgaaaaggGATGTAGCGCAGCTTGGTAGCGCGTTTGTTTTGGGTACAAAATGTCACGGGTTCAAATCCTGTCATCCCTACCTATTACTTCTCCCATGGGCAGTAACGAGGGATTCATTGAGATCGATTAAAATTGGACATAATCTTCCGGTCTTGCATACTATATGTATGCAAGACGTATTGGGGGTAGAAAAATTACTTTTCTTTACAGTACAGTCGTATCTCCTGTCATAAGGATAAGAAAGCGCTCTTAGTTCAGTTCGGTAGAACGCGGGTCTCCAAAACCCGATGTCGTAGGTTCAAATCCTACAGAGCGTGATTCGGTTTATTTGATgtcgaatcacaataaaataattaataatttaacaaaacaAAAAGTTGAATTGTAACTTGAATTTGACCTCCTTCCTGCAGGAGGtcaatcaaaaaaagaaagaaatattactCAATCAAAGGTCCAACTGATCACCACGTCTATATTGTAAATATGCGGTTACGAATAATCCTGCTAAAGTAATAGGAATTAGACCTAAGACGATTCCAAATAGAAAAACTTCAATCATTTCGGTTTGTTTAAGGGGATAAAAAGAAAGGTaagatctatccctaaatattAATCTGAATTATCCGTGAATCTCAATGACCAAGAATTGGCAATTGATGTGAGAAAGAACCATAGAATACCCGGAATCTCAGAGAAATAttcgtttttatcaatttttcattCAATTCATTTCAAATAAGTCGTATCTTGTTCAAACCAATGAATAGAGCTGAGGTTATAGTTAAAGCAGCCAGTAGAAAACCGAAATAACTAGTTATAGTAAGCATGAAAGAGCTAAATTAGATATGTTCTTTTGCTACATATGTTGATAAAACACTTACCTAAGTTTCAATTTTTACAAAATACGACGGCAAGAAAAAATCAATTGACAGAATTAGTTTAGTTCCAATTGAAAATTCTGGATTCATCAGTCATTATAGATAAGACTAACTAAGAGTGACATAGGTAGAAAAATTCGATTCATCTGCTGTGACATTGACCGATCCTATGATTCGGAATCAACAGATTCATTGTGGAatttgtgagttgaataaagtatttgtgagttgaataaagtaatagtaaaagtaagtaaaatataaagtataagtaaaagtaatagtAATTAAGAACTGTGCCGTGTAACTTCATTCAAAACTTAAATTACTTATGGACTTatacttaaatattaaataaaatattaaataaaatataagtaatttaagtaattttggaataaaagaattggatttgaaaattccattttaatcatttcctttctaTTTCAATAGGATCTAATCCTTTTTGGAACGAACGGCCTGATACtatttaccttttatttattttaactcatTGGACTCAGTACAGTAATAGGTTGCTTAATTGCCCATAACATAATATttcgaatgaaaagaaaaaggtgtCCCACGATCTATCGAAAAAAATAAAACCTTTactctatttttcatttttatatttttattcttttttttcaggTCCAACTCGATTCAAAGACGAACAACTTCCATTATCCTTTTAGATTCTATATTCTGTCTTTCCATATCATGGAGTTCCATACTTCTAGTTTGGTCAAGAAAGAACCTTTGTTTTGGATCTAATACAATAACGGTTGCATCACGAATATGGATTGTTCCAACTGGGTTCTGTTTCTTTCATGTTCTGTTTCTTTCACTAATATAGTATATACTATTGTATTTTGTATTAcagtatatttattgtattatacgACCAACCAATTACTTGaaataaaaagatttgaacaaaaaAACTTTTAACCAAAAAATGGGTTTATTATAGATTTCGCATACATATAATTGAATTGTGTGAATATTATAATATGCTTCATAAATTATTAGAAACCATCGATTCACGCTTTTCCAAGATCTTTACTTTCTATTATGAATCCAATAATGGAAATCTTATAAGGAATTTGAGTAATTTTCTATTGATCTATTGAATAACATAGAGTTATGCATAGacaaggaacaaaaaaagaagaaaagaattatgTAGCATTTCGGTACCGATCGAGACTGCGTTGCTGTGCCAGAGGAAGGATAGCTATACTGATTCGGTATACTTGAAATAAACCTTTGGTACAAAATTGACGATCTCACAAAGATGCAATATCAGTAGTTTTCCATTTACTGATCCCATCTTTCAAGGAATCGATTCCCTTTTTTGAATGTACAAAAATTTGTGGAGCTCAGAATGTCTGGAAGCACGGGAGAACGTTCTTTTGCTGATATTATTACCAGTATTCGATACTGGGTCATTCATAGCATTACTATACCTTCCCTATTCATTGCGGGTTGGTTATTCGTCAGTACGGGTTTAGCTTACGACGTGTTTGGAAGTCCTCGGCCAAACGAGTATTTCACAGAGAGCCGACAAGGTATTCCATTGATAACCGGCCGTTTTGATTCTTTGGAACAACTTGATGAATTTAGTAAATCCTTTTAGGAGGCCCCCAATGACCATAGATCGAACCTATCCAATTTTTACAGTGCGATGGTTGGCTGTTCACGGACTAGCTGTACCTACCGTTTCTTTTTTGGGGTCAATATCAGCAATGCAGTTCATCCAACGATAAACCTAATTTGAATTATAGAGCTATGACACAATCAAACCCGaatgaacaaaatgttgaatTGAATCGTACCAGTCTATACTGGGGTTTATTACTCATTTTTGTACTTGCTGTTTTATTTTCCAATTATTTCTTcaattgaaagaaagaaagagaatagtAGGAATTCTCTTATCCCATTCGGAAAGATACCATCCTCATAATTATCCATGACTGTTTTTGTCTCTAGCACGACCATTTGAGAAAATGTGGAGGAAAGTAGGGGAAATGGCCGATACTACTGGAAGGATTCCTCTTTGGCTGGTTGGTACTGTAACTGGTATTCCTGTGATCGGTTTAATAGGTGTTTTCTTTTACGGTTCATATTCTGGGTTGGGTTCATCTCTCTAGTAATCGGATAAACCGGATTGTAGACATGAAAGAGTAAGAAAAGAACTCAACGGGACCTTACCCTCCTTTGTCTAATTAGAGCGATAAGGTCCCGTTGAGTTCTTTTCTTACTCTTATAGGAAGATTATGATCTATTCCATAACATACAAATTGGCCAGtcaacataatcaaaatattatattcgtAGAAATGAAATGACAAAACGGATCCTTTGCTCTGATGTTTCAAACCactctattcttttgtttcttaataATGTTTTTGAAGAATTGAATCTATTGATTGATTCATAGTCTCTGTTCTTCCTTTCCTCCATAATATTAACTcttatgaagaaacaagaaaagagtaatcaatggattttctgaataatacaatattatataGATTTCTACGCATGAGACATCCTGCAAATAATTTCTATACTAAACTACTAATAGAACTTACTCTATAGAACTTACTCTATAAAACTCTATAATATAATTTGTTTGAATAATTTCTCTTGAATAATTTCTCTAAGTTAAAAGTTTAAGTTAATTGAAGAAGTTCTATTTGCTCAATCAATTATTCCCctaatcctttctctctttttgtttgtcCACAACTTCCTATGAATCTAACCAAAAGAGTTCTGGTGGACCCGGAAAAGAAGGAATGGTAATCTTTGacgaacaggagaaaaaatcattattatttcgaTATAAGACGACACAAGAAAAAGGATTTTCCGCCCTTTTCTTGTGTCGAATAGAAGACTCGTAAGACTAGTAATCCCTCCTAAAaggatttctttctttcatttttcccatccttgctctgtattctctttctttgtatGTCTATTGTCTATTACTAAGAATAGGATACAAGTAATGAATTCCAGACATCCCGCAAaacgaaaaaaaagtataaacaaagcaaccaaaaaggtttacagattttttgatcatacataattgtatggatcaaaaaaaattcggcgctttttaccaacttgatgttaaggaatctctgcacctagaaattcatttcgtacaattgaaccttttcaaactgtttctttttaagaaccaaaaaaacttgtgccaaaataacagatgccaagaagaacaaaagacctTGGACCCGTAATGGGTCTTGAAGCACTATTTCTGCATCTCCCTGACCAAAGCCTCCCACATTGGGATTGCTTGTTAATGGTTGATCAAGCTTGATGGATTCACCCTCTGAAACAAGAAGTTCTGGTCCTGGAGGTATAATATCAACCACTTGATGTCCATCCGATGCATCAACTATGGTTATTTCATATCCCCCTTTTTCTTTACGTACTATTCTGCTTACTATACCTGCTGATGTAGCATTATAGACTGTATTGTTACTTTTGCTACCATCAGGATAAATCTGACCCCTTCCTCTGTTCCCACCTACGTATATGGGATATTTTAAGAAGTGAACGTCTTTCTTCGTAGCAGGGTCGGGGGAAAGAATGGGAAAGACGATTTCACTATATTTCTGACCGGGAACAGGACCTATcacaataatatttcttttgttgGGACGATAACTCTGAAAAGACAGATTTCCTATCTTTTCTTTCAACTCAGGAGAAATACGATCAAGGGGGGCTAATTCGAATCCGTCGGGTAAAATGAGAACAGCCCCCACATTCAAAGTCCCCTTTTTACCATTAGCAAGAACTTGTTTCAGTTGCTTATCATAAGGGATTCGAACAACTGCTTCAAATACAGTATCAGGAAGCACAGCTTGCGGAACTTCAATATCCACGGGTTTATTAGCTAAATGGCAATTGGCACATACAATTCGTCCCGTTGCTTCTCGCGGGTTTTCATAACCCTGCTGCGCAAAAATGGGATATGCATTTGAAATAGATGCCCGAGTTATTACATATATCATGATCGATACAGAAATGGATCGAGTCATCTCTTCCTTTacccaagaaaaagtatttttattttgcatGTCCAATCATTGATCCCCGAATTTCTACAATAAATTAGATAGGTAGCTAGTATAGTTCCCTATACACGAGTCTGTCATTGTACTGGAATAATTGTACTGGAATATAGGACGAATACCTTGAACAGATAAAAGTATAAAGAATTAAGTCAAATTGAAAATACTTTCTTTATACACGAAGAAAGATTCTGATTTGATTGATATAATAAGATCAAATGAGTTCTTTATTCATTCATTGAATGATAAATTACTACAAGCGAAGGAGATACACGATTTAAAAAAAGGAAGATCCAATATTTCACAATTGTATCTAGAATAACTGGAAAAGTGGAAACAAGACCAGATATAATTTGATCGTTATGATCCAATCCAAAATCGTTGTAGACCGAACCAATCATTAGTTCCCAACCATGGGTCGAGTGAAATCCGATCCATAAATCAGTaactaaaagaatagaaaaagctTTTATTGTGTCACTTAAGTTATAGAGGAATTCCTGAACCCAAGAATTAAGAATGACGAGTTCTTCATTACTCAGAATAAAATAACCACTTAGAATAGCGAAACAGATTATATTTGTCGAGAAATGCAAAATGATATGGAGATCATATTCATTGTGTGCTTTGACTAATTGTATTGTTTCCTTGTGTATTTCTATATGAAGTTTTTGTATATGCGTTTCCGGGTACTCCTTTATCATTTCGTCCAATAGGAATAGTTCTTCTAATTCTATGAATCTTTCCAGAacgtttttctcttgaatatgattcaaaaaattttcggattgcctggtattccaccaattagtaacccaaggttccagacatttattaaatgagaaagagacccacCAGGGCAAAAATACTATAGATGCGAGATATGGGAGGGAGGCcgatgctttcttttttttcatttttttttttctgtgaattgAATTGTTAATGAACCTGCTTCATTCGTTGACTCTATCTGATCTGATATTTCTTTGAAGCACGAGTTGTATAACAAGGTATTGACCTATGGGTCTATTCCTTTCCTATTATtgtgtaataattttattttttttttgatttagaaggaatatagacatagaataagagttcttttcggatgaaaatgagaaaaaaagaaataaatattattccagatatctcaattgggcaaatttgaaccaattttattttcatttgttcCTTTCGATGAATACTCGAAAACCCACTTGAAGTAACGAATCGAGTTTCGAGACGAAAAAACTCCCCCTGGATCAATTAATTCTTTCGAAATGTTTCACCGTCTAACCAGAAAAGGGTATCAATTCCAAATCTTGGGCCTAAAAAGATGAATTCTGTATTACGAAATACATGTTCGGATAGGTTTGATGAATTTATATCTATACTTATTAGATTAGATTCGTTAGTTAGATTAGACCTTTTTCTAGTATAAAAGAATGAAGAAACTTCAGTTGTATTAAAAGAGGAATTAGCAAGTTCCTTCCCCCAtcttgagaaaatatttattcttcattttattcttcaCTTCAGTTCGTTTCAAAATACTTCAATTGGTACGCGCAAGAAATAGGCCAATTCGGCAGCTTTTTGTTCAATTT from Musa acuminata AAA Group cultivar baxijiao unplaced genomic scaffold, Cavendish_Baxijiao_AAA HiC_scaffold_1118, whole genome shotgun sequence includes the following:
- the LOC135666667 gene encoding cytochrome f → MQNKNTFSWVKEEMTRSISVSIMIYVITRASISNAYPIFAQQGYENPREATGRIVCANCHLANKPVDIEVPQAVLPDTVFEAVVRIPYDKQLKQVLANGKKGTLNVGAVLILPDGFELAPLDRISPELKEKIGNLSFQSYRPNKRNIIVIGPVPGQKYSEIVFPILSPDPATKKDVHFLKYPIYVGGNRGRGQIYPDGSKSNNTVYNATSAGIVSRIVRKEKGGYEITIVDASDGHQVVDIIPPGPELLVSEGESIKLDQPLTSNPNVGGFGQGDAEIVLQDPLRVQGLLFFLASVILAQVFLVLKKKQFEKVQLYEMNF